A genomic stretch from Candidatus Nitrososphaera gargensis Ga9.2 includes:
- a CDS encoding minichromosome maintenance protein MCM — translation MIPEDARAVKSLDNLLDIETPGLSGQEVQVPATIASNSISYTIPVIMKVKCLNHDDKHTCEKEASFAVDLKDYPKFTEVSDFVRERILINLFKNSENTGFNHKCSLVVKDPQTTTIKRIRARPVVKNLLSKDGKFYDSMGREWKSIDIFVLQNGLATQPGKHIELTGLVLPDPRSSRITMMARHVNEAQEASADIEEMNRLAKLFENWTVEQRMDWIIKNVATYAKVVKRENVIHGALLCFFSPLYLNFNGEKIKGWMKIVIIGDSTAGKSKTVRTVINELFGLGQIISGEMASMAGLAAANMQASSGQWMIEYGPFVLMDAKLLAVDGAHKVSASDWAAIGEAERDGILRVTKAGKAEANARTRLILIYNPVTEDRRFTRAMDTFRRGAQAIETVMDATSIARTDLAIFVNASDVTPEDIHIVHKGTTDPELQCLTSLCRHVWTGKYETIFEDKALEKILSEATRIQKKYYLTRIPLASPDIDKKLARLSASLAALTCSFSSDWSTLTVKQEHVDYVVNLLESEYENAGLGSLAMDDRQEVTPDEAATLIQNMQTALGQKALDDKVIHEMINWISGKEKFTREDMMHKFRLSDKEQLRPLVHQMKEDGLLKQGNRGFTATLKLTKLSKVIGDKNNAS, via the coding sequence ATGATACCAGAAGATGCGAGAGCCGTCAAGTCGCTTGACAACTTGCTCGATATCGAGACACCTGGTTTATCTGGTCAAGAGGTACAGGTTCCGGCAACCATTGCCAGCAACAGCATCTCATATACCATACCTGTTATAATGAAGGTAAAATGCTTGAACCATGATGACAAACACACATGCGAGAAGGAAGCCTCATTTGCTGTAGATCTAAAGGATTATCCAAAATTCACTGAAGTGTCTGATTTTGTGAGAGAGCGCATCCTGATCAACCTCTTCAAAAATTCAGAAAACACCGGCTTTAATCATAAATGCAGTCTTGTAGTGAAGGACCCTCAAACAACCACCATAAAGCGAATCCGAGCTAGGCCAGTAGTCAAGAATCTTCTCAGCAAAGATGGCAAGTTTTACGATAGCATGGGCCGCGAATGGAAATCAATAGACATTTTCGTACTGCAAAACGGACTGGCTACTCAACCCGGCAAACACATCGAGCTTACAGGGCTTGTCCTGCCTGATCCACGTTCTTCAAGAATCACCATGATGGCGCGGCATGTCAATGAGGCACAAGAGGCATCAGCTGACATCGAAGAGATGAACCGACTTGCCAAATTATTTGAGAATTGGACAGTCGAGCAAAGAATGGATTGGATCATCAAAAATGTTGCCACCTATGCAAAAGTTGTGAAGCGTGAGAATGTTATCCACGGTGCCTTGCTTTGCTTTTTCTCGCCTCTATACCTGAATTTCAACGGGGAAAAGATCAAGGGATGGATGAAGATAGTAATCATTGGCGATTCTACGGCTGGCAAGTCAAAGACTGTGAGAACTGTAATTAACGAACTGTTCGGTCTTGGGCAGATCATAAGCGGTGAAATGGCTTCGATGGCCGGACTTGCCGCCGCCAACATGCAGGCGTCATCTGGACAATGGATGATAGAATACGGTCCCTTTGTTCTCATGGATGCAAAACTTCTCGCTGTCGATGGTGCTCACAAGGTAAGCGCTAGCGACTGGGCTGCTATTGGTGAAGCTGAAAGAGATGGTATACTAAGAGTTACAAAAGCAGGCAAGGCCGAAGCGAATGCAAGAACTCGCTTAATACTGATCTACAATCCTGTAACTGAAGATAGGCGTTTCACAAGAGCAATGGACACCTTCCGGCGGGGAGCTCAAGCGATTGAGACGGTGATGGATGCGACAAGCATAGCAAGAACTGATCTAGCCATATTTGTGAATGCTTCAGATGTTACGCCTGAAGATATCCACATTGTCCATAAAGGAACTACGGATCCAGAGCTACAATGCTTAACATCGCTATGCAGACACGTATGGACAGGAAAGTACGAGACAATTTTTGAAGATAAAGCCCTTGAGAAGATACTATCTGAAGCAACACGGATTCAAAAGAAGTATTACCTCACTAGGATCCCTCTTGCCAGCCCAGATATTGACAAGAAATTAGCCAGACTATCTGCATCACTCGCCGCGCTCACCTGTAGCTTTTCATCCGATTGGTCAACACTGACAGTCAAGCAAGAACATGTGGATTATGTTGTAAACCTCCTAGAAAGTGAATACGAGAATGCTGGACTTGGCTCATTGGCGATGGATGACAGGCAAGAAGTGACACCTGATGAAGCAGCTACCCTTATTCAAAATATGCAGACAGCGCTCGGACAAAAGGCCCTAGATGATAAGGTAATTCATGAGATGATTAACTGGATTTCCGGAAAGGAAAAGTTCACTCGTGAAGATATGATGCACAAATTCCGGCTATCAGACAAAGAACAACTGCGACCTTTGGTTCACCAAATGAAGGAAGATGGACTCTTAAAACAAGGCAATCGGGGATTCACGGCAACATTGAAGCTCACCAAACTTTCGAAGGTAATAGGTGACAAGAACAATGCTTCATAG